The Sylvia atricapilla isolate bSylAtr1 chromosome 5, bSylAtr1.pri, whole genome shotgun sequence genome includes a window with the following:
- the MB gene encoding myoglobin yields MGLSDQEWQQVLTIWGKVESDLAGHGHEVLMRLFQDHPETLDRFEKFKGLKTPDAMKGSEDLKKHGTTVLTQLGKILKAKGNHEAELKPLAQTHATKHKIPVKYLEFISEVIIKVIAEKHAADFGADSQAAMKKALELFRNDMASKYKEFGFQG; encoded by the exons ATGGGGCTAAGTGACCAGGAATGGCAGCAAGTCCTGACCATCTGGGGAAAGGTGGAGTCCGACCTCGCTGGCCATGGCCATGAAGTTTTAATGAG ACTCTTTCAGGACCATCCTGAGACTCTCGATCGCTTTGAAAAGTTCAAAGGCCTGAAGACCCCTGATGCAATGAAGGGCTCTGAAGATCTGAAGAAACATGGAACTACTGTTCTTACCCAACTGGGCAAAATCCTGAAGGCGAAGGGTAATCATGAGGCTGAGCTGAAGCCCCTGGCTCAGACCCATGCAACCAAGCACAAAATTCCTGTCAAATATCTGGAG TTCATTTCGGAAGTCATTATCAAGGTCATTGCTGAAAAGCACGCTGCAGACTTCGGGGCTGATTCCCAGGCTGCGATGAAGAAGGCTCTGGAGCTGTTCCGAAACGATATGGCCAGCAAGTACAAGGAGTTCGGTTTCCAGGGTTAG